The proteins below are encoded in one region of Peptoniphilus sp. GNH:
- a CDS encoding recombinase family protein, whose product MTHIPYGYRVENAKGIIYIPEAEKVIALYKKYLECNSMRASAKAVGIDKTHSSIGKILRNTVYLGTEFYPELIDEDLFNKVQEARKNNTIQRNRIKEISPSEAFVPVTEFKCCRAELKFDDPYKQAEYVYSLIREG is encoded by the coding sequence GTGACACACATACCATATGGATACCGAGTAGAGAATGCAAAAGGTATTATCTATATACCAGAGGCTGAGAAGGTGATTGCTCTATATAAAAAATATCTTGAATGTAACTCAATGAGGGCATCAGCAAAAGCTGTAGGAATAGATAAAACACATAGTTCCATTGGAAAGATATTAAGAAATACGGTATATCTTGGAACAGAATTTTATCCAGAATTGATAGATGAAGATCTATTTAATAAGGTTCAAGAAGCTAGAAAAAATAATACGATTCAAAGGAACAGAATCAAAGAAATTAGTCCTTCAGAAGCGTTTGTGCCTGTTACGGAATTTAAGTGCTGCAGAGCAGAGCTGAAATTTGATGATCCATATAAGCAGGCAGAATATGTATATAGTTTGATTAGGGAGGGATAG